The window TGGGCGAAAGTTATCGCCGTCTGGCAGCCGTCGAATAAAGACGAACGCGGTTATCCAGGCTGGGTCCCCCTCATTCAATTGAAAGAAGCGAAACCAATCCATGCGATAGGGTTTGCGCGAGTGACATCTGGAAAAGCACAATTGTGGAATATGGATGGCACGCCTTCTGTCGTGATCCCGTTCAATTCAACGCTGCCCTATATTGACGAATCAGGTACTCATTTACGTGTCTGCGCACCTACAGGAGAAGCGTTGTTACTGAAACATGACGCAGAAATAGCTCCGTCTATTCACCAATTTAAAAAACAACCAGTTTCCGTGGTTGTTGATAAAGGACTCATTTTCCTTGACCTGCCATATTTATGGGGGGGGATGTCCTCGTATGGCTATGATTGCTCCGGCTTTACTTACAGTATGCTGAAAGCTTGCGGGTACTCCATTCCGCGGGACGCTAGCGACCAAGCTGGGAGTGGCGAGGAAATTCCATTAGACAATCAGTCGCTCTGGAGAAAAGGGGATCTTCTGTTTTTTGCTAACAATGAAGGGACAGCGAGTGTCCGCCACGTCGGGTTTTACTTTGGGAATGGGTTACTCCTTCATTCTCATAATACGGGAAAGTCGGTTGAAGTGATGAAGCTTGCAGGCACCAAATTAGAGCGAGAACTTTGCGCTGTCCGGCGGTATGGTATGACGAAGGGGGAAATGGGATGACGCAACCGGCTTTGTTATCAGTGATTGAATTGAAACGTTATTTTGACGTTGGGCACGGGGAAAAGTTGAAAGCGGTCGACGGAATCAGTTTTGATATTTACAGAGGGGAGACATTTGGCCTTGTTGGCGAGTCGGGTTGCGGCAAATCAACGGCGGGCAGGACGATTCTAGGATTGTATAGTAAAACGGACGGGGACGTGCTTTATGGCGGACAAAGTGTCCACGACATGACGAGTAAAGAAAGGCAGCGTTTCCTGAAAAAAATGCAAATGATTTTTCAAGATCCATATGCCTCATTAAATCCGCGCTCCACTGTCTATGAAATAATTGCGGAGCCGATGCAAATACACAGTTTATATAAAACAAAAGAAGAAATGCGTATTCGTGTCAATGAATTACTGGAAGATGTCGGGTTGAGCCGCGAACATGCAAACCGCTATCCGCATGAGTTTTCCGGTGGTCAACGCCAACGGATCGGTATCGCCCGCTCGCTGGCACTCGATCCGGAGTTCATCATCGCGGATGAACCGATTTCGGCACTTGACGTCTCCGTACAAGCACAAGTTGTCAAACTTCTACAAAGACTACAGCGGGAAAAAGGATTGACGTATCTATTTATTGCTCATGATCTGTCTATGGTAAAATACATTTCTGACCGTATAGGCGTCATGTATCTTGGACATATGGTCGAATTGACGACGAGTGCACAGCTCTATGATAAGCCGCTCCATCCCTATACGGAGGCGCTGTTATCAGCCATTCCAATACCAGATCCG of the Sporosarcina sp. FSL K6-1508 genome contains:
- a CDS encoding C40 family peptidase — encoded protein: METIVNTWYCAVSVATVWTSPVSARAIDEPGIANPVRLTRWLENLPYAPRLDLCDGNRIQTQLLFGEPVIVEEVQDGWAKVIAVWQPSNKDERGYPGWVPLIQLKEAKPIHAIGFARVTSGKAQLWNMDGTPSVVIPFNSTLPYIDESGTHLRVCAPTGEALLLKHDAEIAPSIHQFKKQPVSVVVDKGLIFLDLPYLWGGMSSYGYDCSGFTYSMLKACGYSIPRDASDQAGSGEEIPLDNQSLWRKGDLLFFANNEGTASVRHVGFYFGNGLLLHSHNTGKSVEVMKLAGTKLERELCAVRRYGMTKGEMG
- a CDS encoding ABC transporter ATP-binding protein, encoding MTQPALLSVIELKRYFDVGHGEKLKAVDGISFDIYRGETFGLVGESGCGKSTAGRTILGLYSKTDGDVLYGGQSVHDMTSKERQRFLKKMQMIFQDPYASLNPRSTVYEIIAEPMQIHSLYKTKEEMRIRVNELLEDVGLSREHANRYPHEFSGGQRQRIGIARSLALDPEFIIADEPISALDVSVQAQVVKLLQRLQREKGLTYLFIAHDLSMVKYISDRIGVMYLGHMVELTTSAQLYDKPLHPYTEALLSAIPIPDPDIEELRERILLQGELPSPINPPSGCVFRTRCPSAMEVCAELKPKWLEQETGHFVACHLHDKQVMTRRDAVEVPELSR